In Cellulomonas wangsupingiae, the genomic window TCCTCGTCGGGACGGGCGCGGCGGCGCAGGTCGACGCGGCGTCCGCCGGCCGTGCGCTGCTCGCGGCGGGCGTGGCCCTCGCGCTGCAGGTGGGCGTCAACTACGCCAACGACTACTCCGACGGGGTGCGCGGCACCGACGTGGACCGCGTCGGTCCCCGGCGGCTCACCGCGTCGGGCGCGGCGGCGCCCCGCCAGGTGCGCGGCGCCGCGTTCACCGCGTTGGGCGTCGCCGCCCTGCTGGGGCTGTGGCTCGTGGTGCTGTCGGGCGCCTGGTGGCTGCTCGCGGTGGGCGCGCTGGCCGTCGTCGCCGCGTGGACGTACACCGGCGGGCGGCGCCCGTACGGGTACCTCGGGCTCGGCGAGGTCGGCGTCTTCGTGTTCTTCGGCCTCGTGGCCGTGCTGGGGACGACGTACACGCAGGCGGGCCGGGTCACGTGGCCGGCGGTGGTCGGCGCCGTCGCGATCGGTCTGCTCGCGTGCGCCCTGCTGATGGCCAACAACCTGCGGGACATCCCCACGGACGCCCTGGTCGGCAAGCGCACGCTCGCCGTCCGGCTCGGCGACCACCGGGCCCGCCGCGCGTACGCGGCGATGGTGGTGCTGCCCGTGCTCCTGGGGGCCGTGTGCGCGGTCGCCGCGCCGTGGTCGCTGCTCGTGCTGCTGCTGCTCGCGCCCGCGGTGCTGCTCGCCGTGGCCGTGCTGGCCGGTGCGCGCGGCATCGCGCTCGTCCCCGTGCTGGGCGGCACGGGCCTGCTCGAGCTCGGGTTCGGGATGCTGCTGGGCCTCGGGCTGGCGCTGTAGGCGCCGACGACGGCGCGCGGCGGTCTCAGGCCCCGCGGTGGTCCTGGACGGCCGACCGCTCGACCTCGGCGTCCTCCGCGTCCTCGTCCGCACCGGCCCCCGCGGCCTGGCCGGCGGCGCCGCGGCGCCGCTCGGCACGAGCGGCGAGGTGGAGCGCGGCCGCGTCGCGCTGCCGGCGCAGCAGCACGTAGGACAGGGCGAACGCGATCACGGCGGCCAGGACGGGAGCCACCCAGGAGCGCATCCCGGCCCACCACAGCACGCCGGTCACGGCGAGGAAGAGGACGACGCGCAGCAGGGAGTAGACGAGAACGGGCACGCCCCCAGGGTAGGCGCCGCCGGGCGCGTCTAGGGTGGACAGGTGCTCAGGTACCTGCCGTTGATCCTCGCCGTCGCCCTCATCATCTACTGCGTCTTCGACGTGCTGGGGAGCGACGAACGGGCACGACGCGGCCTGCCGACCACCGTGTGGCTGCTGATCGTGCTGCTCCCGTTCGTCGGTGGCGTGGTGTGGCTCGTCGTGCGCCGTCGCGCACCGCACGCCGGTGCCCCGGGGGCACGCGGCGGCGGGCCGGTCGCACCGGACGACGACCCGGAGTTCCTGTTCCGGCTCGACCAGGAGCGCCGGCGCCGTCAGCGGCAGGACGGGAGCGACCGGCCGGACGACGGCAGCACCGCCGACGGGAGCAGCACGGCGGACGGGCCGCCGGCGGCCTGAGCCGGCCCGCGCCGACGGCCGTCGGGGCTCACAGCCCCGAGTACGAGTGCAGCCCGTCGACGAACAGGTTGACGACCGTGAAGTTGGCGATCACGGCGGCGTAGCCGACGAAGGCGATGTACGCGGCACGACGTCCCGTCCAGCCCCGCGTGGTGCGCGCGTGCAGGTACGCGGCGTAGACGACCCACGCGACGAACGTGCCGACCTCCTTGGGGTCCCAGCCCCAGAACCGGCCCCACGCCTCCTCGGCCCAGATCGCCCCGCCGATGAGCGTGAACGTCCACAGCACGAAGCCGACGGCGTGCAGGCGGAACGACATCGCCTCGAGACGCCGCGCGTCGGGCACCTGCTCCAGCCACGCGAACGCGGGGCCGGTGACGCGCGCCCCGGCGAACGCCTGGCGCACGCCGTCGGCCTTGCTCCAGGGCCGGTCGAGGCGCGAGCGCCCCTCGTCGCGGGACTCGCGCAGGACCTGCAGCGCGGCCGTCGCGAACGCGACCGTGAACACCCCCGTCGCCAGGATCGCGACGCCCACGTGGATGACCAGCCAGTACCGCTGCAGGGCGGGCTGGACCGCGTCCGCCTGCACGTGCAGCGTGTTCAGCGCGAGCACCAGGGCCAGGACCGACATGCCGGTGACGACCACCCCGACGAAGGCGATGGGCCGGCGCCGCTGCACGACGACGAGGACGGCGGCGGCGCAGAACGTGCCCACGATCGTGAACTCGTACATGTTGGCGGTCGGCCAGCGGCCCGCCGCGACCCCTCGCAGCACGATCGCGACGAGCAGCAGCAGCGTGCCGAGCACGAGCGTCGACCACGCGATGCCGGCAGCCTTGCCGCGCACGGGCGCGCCCGGCGTCACCGCTGCCGCCGGCGCGGCGGACGGACCCCCGACAGCGACGGGCTCGCGCACCTCCCGCGCGGCGCGCGCCACCTCGGCGACGCGCGCCAGGTCGACGGCGTACGCGACGAGCGCGATGGTCAGCGCGGTCGCGGCCGACCAGACGAACAGGTCGCTCAGCTCGGCGACGTTCATGTCGTGTCCTCCTGCGGGCCTGCGGACCCGGTGGTGTGGTGCGAGGGGCCTGGCGTGCCGAGCACGTCGGCCAGGACGCGGTCGAGCTCTGGCTGCAAGCCGATGTCGTCGCCGCGGGCGAGGCCGGCGGCGGTGATCACTGTAGTCGCCGGGCCGGGACCATCGTCCTGCGCGGGTGCCGCCCGCAGCCACAGGCGGCGGCGGGGGGCGAACAGCGAGACCGTCAGCCCCGCGAGCGCGAGCAGCGCGAACGTCAGCACCCACGCGAGCGAGGGGTCGTGGCGCAGGTCGAGGGCGACGAACCGGGGCAGGTCGTCGAACGTCAGCGTGCCCAGCCCGTCGGGCAGCTCGACCGTCTCGCCCGGACGCACGTAGAGCGTGACGACCTCGCCCGCGTCGTCGACGGCCTGCTCCATGCGCGACTCGTCGAGGCGGTAGGCGTTCTGCGGCACCCCCGTGTCCAGGCCGAGGTTGCCGGACCACACCGAGAGCACGAGCAGCGGGTCGGCGGGCTGCGGGTCCACCGAGCGCCACAGCCCCGGGGCGGGCTCGACGGCCGTGGGCAGCAGGTACCCGACGAGCCCGACCTGCGGCTGGTCCCCCGACACGTCGGGGACCTTGACCACGCCGCGCGACGTGTAGACGTCGTCCTGCGGCAGGAACGGCACGGGGCCGGAGAAGGCGACCTCGCCCGCGGCGTCGTGCACGGTGACCGCGGGCGCGTACCCGTTGCCCTGCAGGTACACCTTGGCGCCGCCGGCGACGATCGGGTGGTTCACCTTGATCGTGCGCTCCTGCGGCTCGCCCCCCGGCTCGGCGACCGTGACGTACGCGGTGAAGTCGCGCGACTGCAGCGTGGCGGGGTCGAAGCGCGCCTCGAAGTCGTCGAGGCGCATGGTGAACGGCACCAGGTCGGCGGGGTCGAACGCGGTGCCGCGCTCGAACGTGTCGTAGGCGGCCTGCACGTTGGCGAAGCCGGTGCCCTGCACGACGATCGCCTGGCCGCGGTAGTGCAGCATCTGGCCGGCCGCCATCGCGACGAGCAGGCCGAGCAGCGCCAGGTGGAACACGAGGTTGCCGGTCTCGCGCAGGTACCCGCGCTCCGCGGACACCGACCAGGTGCCGCCGCCCTCGTCGTGCACGTCCGCACGGAACGCCGGCACCCCGAGCCGGCGGCGGCGCAGCACTGCCGCGGCCCGCTCGACGACGACCTGCGGCGCGTCGGGCGACGTGCCCGCACCCTGGGCGGGGAACCGCGCGAGCCTGCGCGGCGTGCGCGGGGGGCGTCCCCGCACGGCCGCCAGGTGGACGCGCGTGCGCGGCAGGATGCAGCCGATCAGCGAGACGAACAGCAGGAGGTAGATCGCGGAGAACCAGACCGACGCGTACACGTCGAAGAACCCGAGCCGGTCGAGCCACGGCCCGGTCGACGGGTGGTCGGTCAGGTACGCCGCGACGCCGGCCGGGTCCTGCGGACGCTGCGGGAACATGGTGCCGGGCACGGCGGCCACCGCCAGCAGCACCAGGAGCAGGAGCGCGACCCGCATGCTCGTCAGCTGGCGCCAGGCCCAGCGCAGCCAGCCGACGGGGCCGAGGGCGGGCAGCTGCCCACCGGTCGCGGGTGCCGGCGGCGGCGCTCCCTGGCCGCCGTCGGAGAACGCGTCGTCGAGACCGGCGGGGCGGTAGCCCGGGGACGTCGTGGCGGCGCCCGGCCGCGTCGTGCCGCTCACAGCGCCGGCACGAACGGGTCGCCACCGGTCAGGACGCCCTGCAGCCAGGCCGCCCACGTGCCCCACGCACCGGTGAGGAGCGCCGCACCGAGCACGACGAGCACCGCGCCGCCGGTGCGCTGCACCGCCAGCCGGTGGCGTCCCAGCCACCGCAGCGCACGTCGCGACCGCTGCAGGCCGAGCCCGACGAGCACGAACGGCACCCCGAGGCCCACGCAGAACGCGGCCGCGAGCAGCGCGCCGCGCCCGGCCGAGCCGCCGGTCAGCGAGAGCGTGAGGATCGCGGCGAGCGTCGGGCCGATGCAGGGTGTCCAGCCCAGGCCGAAGGCGACGCCGAGCACGGGCGCGCCCCACACGCCGGCCCGCGGCGCCAGCCGGACCCGCCGGTCGGCCTGCAGGAACGGGACGGCACCGAGGAACGCGAGGCCGAGCACGACCGTCAGCGCGCCGAGCACGCGGCTGACCGGGTCCTGCCACTGCCACAGCGCCGCACCGAGCGACCCGGCGAGCGCGCCGAACGCGACGAACACCGCGGAGAAGCCCGCGACGAAGAGCGCGACGCCGAGCACCAGCGCGCGGCGGCCGGGGCGGGCGGGCAGCGGCACCGCGGTGCCGGCGACGGGCACGGCGGCCCCCGCGGCGGCGGGGCGCGCGTCGGCGGGCCGGGCGTCGACGGTCGCGCGTGCGCGCGCACCGAGGCGGACGACGTCCGTGGCGTCGACGACGCCCAGCCGGGCACCGGTCCCGCGCCGCTCCCCGCCGACGAGGCCGCCGAGCAGACCGAGGTAGCCCGGCACCAGCGGCAGGACGCACGGCGAGGCGAACGAGACGAGCCCTGCCAGGAGCGCGACGGGCACGGCGAGCAGCAGCGACCCGTCGGCGACGGTCGAGCCGACGCCGAGCACCGCCACGCCGACGTTCATCGGCCGTCCGCCGCGCCGGTCGCGCCCGCGGCGGACCCGGGGGCCTCGGCGAGCAGGTCGTCGACCAGCGCGCGCAGGGTCGACGCCTCGACGAGCCCGAGGACGCGCGCCGCGACGCGGCCCTCGCGGTCGAGCAGCACGGTGGTGGGCACGGCGTTGACCGGCACGACCCCCTGCAGCGCGGCGATCGCGGAGCCGCCCGTGTCGTCGAGCGACGGGTACGGCACCTCGAGCCGGCGCTGGAAGGCCTGCGCGGTCCCGGCGGCGTCCCGGCTGTTGATGCCCAGCACCCGCAGGCCGTCGTCGGCGTAGTCCGTGGCGACCTGCGCGAGGTCGGGCGCCTCCGCCCGGCACGGCGGGCATGCGGCGTACCAGGTGTTGAGCAGCACGACGTCGCCGCGCCACTGCGCGAGGTCGTGCGCGGTGCCCTCGTAGTCGGTGCCCGTGATGTCCAGGGGGCCGACGCGGTCGGCCGGCGCCCACGTCGTCGTCGAGCCGTCGCCGGACTGGTACCCCTGGTCGACGACGTCCGGGGCGGCACGGTCCTCGTCCGTGCCGCCCGCGCAGCCGGCGAGCAGCAGGAGGACCGCCGTCCCCGTCGCGAGGGCGGCCGTGAACCGGGATGCCGGGCGTCGCCGCACGTCAGGCCCCGGCGACCTGGGACGCGCCGGGCAGCAGCGCGGCGGCCGGCTCGCCGTAGCCGACCCCGACGAGCGTGTCGTCCTCGAACCGCAGGCTCGTCAGCGACGCGAGCGCGCACTGCCGGCGGCGCGGGTCGTGCCACAGCCGGCGGTTCTCCAGCGCGAGGCGGGTGACCCAGATCGGCAGCTGGTGGCTGACGAGCACGGCCTCGTGGCCGCGTGCGGCGACGCGGGCGGCGTCGACCGCGGCGAGCATCCGGTCGACCTGCTCGGCGTACGCCTCGCCCCAGGAGGGGCGGAACGGGTTGCGCAGGTGCGGCCAGTGCCGCGGGTGGCGCAGCGAGCCGTCGCCCACCCCGAAGGTCATGCCCTGGAAGTGGTTGGCGGCCTCGACGAGCCGGTCGTCGGTCCCGACGGGCAGCCCGAAGGCCGCCGCGATGGGAGCGGCCGTCTCCTGGGCGCGCTGCAGCGGCGACGCGGTGACGACCACGACGTCGCGGCGCGGCGCGTCCTGCGCCCCGGCCAGCGTGCGGGCGACGAGCTCGGCCATCTGCTGCCCGCGCTCGGACAGCCGGTAGCCGGGCAGCCGGCCGTACAGGAGACCGTCGGGGTTGTGGACCTCACCGTGCCGCAGCAGGTGGACCGTCGTGGCGACCATGTGCACAGTCTCGCAAAGTCTTCCGGGTGCCCGGCACCCGGCGGGCTCAGCGCGGCCGCCCCACCCCGTCGGGCGCGGCGGGGGCACCGGCCGGTGCGCGCAGGTGCTCGACGACCACCTGCATCGCGACGCCGAGCGCGGCGAGCTGGGTGTCGTCGAGCACGTCGACGAGGTGGGCGCGAACCGACTCGACGTGCCCGGGTGCCGCGGCGACGAGCACCTGCCAGCCGTGCTCGGTGAGCACGCAGTTGACGCCCCTCGCGTCGTCGCGCGCGGGCTCGCGTCGGACGATGCCGTCGCGCTCCATGCGGGCCACGGTGTGCGTCAGGCGGCTGCGCGAGTGCGCCAGGTCGTCGGCCAGCTCGGACATGCGCAGCGCGTGCCCCGGCGCCTCGGACAGGCGGACGAGCACCTCGTACTCCCCCAGCGACAGCCCGCTGCAGTCGTCGAGCTCGCGTGCGAGCACGTCGAAGAGCAGCGCCGTGCCGTCGCGGAACGCCCGCCAGTGCTTCTGCTGGGACTCCGAGAGCCAGCGCACGTCGTCGGGGGCGGACGGGGTGGCAGGGGTGGCGTCGGGCGGGCCGGCGTCGTCCGGCTGCACCTTGGCCGTCGAGCTGCGGGTCGGCACGTCGTCCTCCTGGGGTTGCGGCTCACCGTGCACTGTAGTAGAAAGATCAATCACCGAATACTTGTCGAGTCAACGAACCCGTTGGTCCGACGTGCGGACCCCCCACCACGACCCTACGGAGGACCCCATGACCGCTCTCCCCACCGGCACGACCGCTCTCCCCACCGGCCTGACCGCCGGCACCTGGAACATCGACCCCTCGCACACCGAGGCGTCGTTCACCGTCCGCCACGCGGGCATCTCCAAGGTCCGCGGCACCGTCGCGGTCACCTCGGGCGTCCTGACCGTCGGCGAGGACCTCGAGGCGTCGTCCGTGACCGTCACGCTCGACCCCACGACCGTCAGCACCGGCGACGCCAACCGCGACGGCCACCTCAAGAGCGGCGAGTTCTTCGACGTCGAGAAGTTCGGCGACTGGACCTTCACGTCCACCGCGGTGCGCGAGAGCGGCTCCGAGCACGTCGTGGTCGGCGACCTGACGATCCACGGCGTCACCCGCGAGGTCGAGCTCGAGACGACGTTCAACGGCACGGCCGTCGACCCGTTCGGCAACACGCGTGCGGGCTTCGAGGCCACCGTGACCATCTCCCGCAAGGACTTCGACCTGACGTGGAACGCCGCGCTCGAGGCCGGCGGCGTGCTCGTCGGCGACAAGGTGCGCATCGACCTCGACGTCTCGGCCATCAAGGCGGCCTGAGCCACCCGCCGGCACCGCCCGGCACCCACGCCCGAGGGCGCGACCCGCTCGGTCGCGCCCTCGCGGCGTCCGGGCACCGTCACGACACCCCCCCGCCGACGCTGCGCGCCCGGTCGTGGAACGCCAGGATCTGCAGCTCGGAGGCCACGTCCACCGCCCGCACGTCCACGTGGGGCGGCACGCGCAGCGCGCAGGGGGCGAAGGTCAGCACCCCCACGACGCCGGCCGCGACGAGCTCGTCGCACACGCGCTGGGCGACGGCCGCCGGCGTCGTGAGCACCGCGATCGTCGCACCGGTGCGCGCGACGACCGCGGCCAGGTCGGCCGCCGGCTCGACCACGAGCCCCGCCACGGTGGTGCCCACGACCGCCGGGTCCGCGTCGACCAGCCCCACGAGGACGAACCCCCGCTCGGCGATGCCGGCGTAGTTCGCCAGCGCGTGCCCCAGGTTCCCCACGCCCACCAGCAGGACGCGGCGGACGTCCGCGAGCCCCAGCGCCACCGTGATCTGCTCGCGCAGGTGGCCCACGTCGTAGCCGACGCCGCGCCGACCGTAGGACCCGAGGAACGACAGGTCCTTGCGCAGCTGCGCGGGCGTCACACCGGCCCGGGCCGCGAGCTCGTCCGACGACGTCAGGACGGCGCCGTCCGCGGCCGTCTCCTCCAGCGCCCGCAGGTAGCCCGGGAGCCGGCCGACCGTCGCGTGCGGAACCGCCTGGGCCTCGCGCGCGGCACGCCGGACGCCGTCTCGTCCCGAGGTGCGCCGAACGCCCACACGACCCTCCGTACCCGCGTCACCGGGGACGGCCCCGGCGCCTGGTGTCACACGCTAGGGCCTGGCACCGCCCGCCGCGAGAGCCCGCCGCAGCCGGGTCTCGTCGATGCGCCAGTAGCCGCGCCGCACGCCGTCGACGTCGACGACGGGCACGAGGTCGCCCAGCTCGTCGGCCGGCAACCGGCCGTCCGGCGCCGGGACGTCGACGTCGACCTCCGCCCACGTCGCCCCGACGTCCGCGCAGACCCGTTCCACGAGCGACCGCGCCTCGTCGCACAGGTGGCACCCGGCCCGTCCGTAGAGCACCACGCGGGGCGCCGTCGTCCGACTCACGCCGCCACGCTAACCCGCACGGGGGCGGACGGTCGCCCGGCGTGCGGCCGCGCTCGTTACAGTGTCCGGATGCACGCGGGCGACGGGACGGGCGACGACACCGTGGTCGCCGCCACGGTGGAGACACCGAGAGCACGGCTGGTGCCCGAGGGCACGCGCGTGGCGGCGTTCTTCGACGTGGACAACACGATCATCCGGGGGGCGAGCGCGTTCCACCTCGCCGTCGGCCTGTACCGCCGCGGGTTCTTCCGCAAGCACGACCTGCTGAAGTTCGCGTGGGAGCAGGCCCGCTACCGGGCCTTCGGCGAGAACCGCGAGCAGATCGACGACGTCCGCGCGCGGGCGCTGGACATCATGCGCGGGCACTCGGTCGCCGAGGTGACCGCGATCGCCGAGGACGTCTACGACGAGGTCCTCAGCCTGCGCATCTACCCCGGGACGCAGACCCTGCTCGACGCGCACCTCGCCGAGGGGCACGCCGTGTGGCTCGTGACGGCGACGCCGGTCGAGATCGGCGAGCTCATCGCGCGGCGCCTCGGTGCGAGCGGCGCGCTCGGCACCGTCGCGGAGCACCGGGACGGCTTCTACACCGGGCGCCTCGTCGGGGACCTGCTGCACGGCGAGGCCAAGGCGAGCGCGGTCCGTGCGCTCGCCGAGCGCGAGGGGTACGACCTGGGCCTGTGCCACGCCTACGGCGACTCCACCAACGACGTGCCGATCCTGTCGACCGTCGGGCACCCGTGCGCGATCAACCCCGACGGGCGGCTGCGGCGTCACGCCGCCGAGGTCGGCTGGCCGGTGCGCGAGTTCCGCACGCGGCGCCGGCAGGCGCGCCGGGGCGTCAACGCCGCGAGCCTCGCCGGCGTCGTGTGGGCGCTCGCTGTGGTGGGCCGGTCCCTGCGCCGCTCGGTGCTCCGCCGGACGGAGGGCCGATGACCGCGGTGACCGACTGGGCCGTGCGCACCGCCACCCCCCAGGACGCGCCCGCGCTCGCCGCGCTCGCCGCCGTCACGTTCCCCCTCGCGTGCCCGCCGGGGTCGACGGCCGGCGACCAGCAGGCGTTCGTCGACGAGCACCTGACCGCACCGCGGTTCGCGCAGCACGCGTCCGACCCCGCCCGCGTCGTCCTCGTCGCGTGCGCACCCGACGGGACGCTGCTCGGCTACACCCTGCTGGTCGCGGGCGAGCCGGCCGACGACGACACCCGCGCGGCGGTCCACATCCGCCCCACGGTCGAGCTGTCGAAGTGCTACGTGCACCCCGACCACCACGGCGCGGGCGTCGCGTCCGCGCTGCTGCGCGCGTCCTTCGACCACGCGCGTGCCCTCGGGGGCGCCGGCATCTGGCTGGGGGTGAACCAGCAGAACGCGCGTGCGCAGGCGTTCTACGCGCGCGAGGGGTTCGCCGTCGTGGGCGCCCGGCACTTCGTCGTGGGTGCCCGGGTCGAGGACGACCACGTGCTGGAGCGCCCGCTCTGACGCACCCGTCGGCGCGAGCGACCGGGTGGCCGGGTCACCGGGGGCGGTGCAGCTCGACCCAGCGCACGCCGTGCGCCGGGACGGTGACGTCGAGCCAGCCGTGCGGCTCGCCGGCAGCGGCGACGGGGTGCAGCGCGTCGCCGGACCACAGGTCGCGCACCTGCCAGGGGCCGCGGGCGTCGTCGTCCCCGAGGAGCGAGGACAGGGGCAGCCGCTCCGCGCGTGGCCGCTCACCGGTCCAGAACACCGCCGCGTAGCGGCCGTCCGAGCCGTCGCCGGCGCGCGCAGCCCACACGATCACCTCGCCGGCGTCCAGGTCGTGGCCGGCGGGCTCGCGCAGCAGCTCGCGGCCGTCCACGCCGGTGCGCAGGACGTGGCCGACGGCAGGCGTCGTCAGCAGCCCGATGGTCGCGGGGTCGGTCGTCGGCAGGTCCCCGCCCATCATGAGCGGCGAGCGGGCCATGACCCACAACGTCAGCAGGGTGCGCTGCTCGTCGGGCGTCAGCCTGCTGGAGCGGTCCTCCCCCCGCTCGGCCCGGATGCCGATGCGCCCGAGCGGGAGCATGTCGGCGTCCGCCCAGCCGCCGGGCCGCTGGTGCGGCGCCCAGCGCGCGAGGCGCGCGAAGTTCGCGTGCACGTCCTCCCAGCGGTCCCACAGGTCGTCGCACACGCGCCACATCTGGGCGTGCTCGCGCAGCACGGGCAGGTGCTCGGTCGACAGGCGGGTGCCGGGTGACAGCGACAGGACGATGTCGCGCCCCGAGCGGGCGATCGCGGTGCCCCAGGCGCGGACGGCGTCGGCGTGGAACGGGGCGAGCATGTCGTCGACCTTCACGAGGTCGACGCCCCAGGACGCGAGCTGGGCCACGAGGCCGTCGAGCCAGTCCTGCGCACCCGGGTGGGTGTGGTCCAGGCCGACCATGTGCCCGTTCCACGGGCACGTCGAGGTGGGGTCCGCGACGTCCGCGGTGGTCCAGCCGCCGTCACCGGGCACCGGCAGCGCGGCGGCGACGGCACGGCGTGGTACCCCGCGCAGCACGTGCACGCCGAACCGCAGCCCCAGGGCGTGGACCTGCGCGGCGAGCGTGCGGAAGCCCGTGCCGTCGGCGGCGGACGGGAAGCGCCCGGGCGCCGGCTGGGGGTAGCCGTGCGCGTCGAGCACGAGCGCGGCGTCCTGGACGTAGCCGTGCGGGCGCGCGTCGGGGTCCGCCCAGTCGATGTCGACGACCACGGTGTCCCACCCGTGGGGCGCCAGGTGCTCGGCGAGGAACCGCGCGTTGGCCAGCACCTCGGCCTCGGTGACCGTCGTGCCGTAGCAGTCCCAGCTGTTCCACCCCATGGGTGGGGTGTGCGCCCACGTCATCGTCGCGCTTCTCCCATCGATCTACATCGTTGTAGGGCACACCCTGCACGACAACCGCGAGCCCGTCAACGAGGCTCGTGCGGCTCGACGCGACCTGGGCGACAGCCCGCCGACTCCGGCGTGCGGTGCGCGCTCGGACGGCTCGATGCGACGCGGGTGTCGTCAGGCGGGTGCGGCGTCGCCCAGCGTCGACTGGCGCGCCACCACCGAGAAGTCCGCCACGACCTGGCGGAACGGCCGGTCGTCGTCGCGGTTCTCGATGCGCGCGAGCAGCAGGTCGACGGCGGTGGCCGCGATCTGCTCGCGCCCCGGGTGCACGGTGGACAG contains:
- a CDS encoding cytochrome c biogenesis CcdA family protein, encoding MNVGVAVLGVGSTVADGSLLLAVPVALLAGLVSFASPCVLPLVPGYLGLLGGLVGGERRGTGARLGVVDATDVVRLGARARATVDARPADARPAAAGAAVPVAGTAVPLPARPGRRALVLGVALFVAGFSAVFVAFGALAGSLGAALWQWQDPVSRVLGALTVVLGLAFLGAVPFLQADRRVRLAPRAGVWGAPVLGVAFGLGWTPCIGPTLAAILTLSLTGGSAGRGALLAAAFCVGLGVPFVLVGLGLQRSRRALRWLGRHRLAVQRTGGAVLVVLGAALLTGAWGTWAAWLQGVLTGGDPFVPAL
- the resB gene encoding cytochrome c biogenesis protein ResB → MSGTTRPGAATTSPGYRPAGLDDAFSDGGQGAPPPAPATGGQLPALGPVGWLRWAWRQLTSMRVALLLLVLLAVAAVPGTMFPQRPQDPAGVAAYLTDHPSTGPWLDRLGFFDVYASVWFSAIYLLLFVSLIGCILPRTRVHLAAVRGRPPRTPRRLARFPAQGAGTSPDAPQVVVERAAAVLRRRRLGVPAFRADVHDEGGGTWSVSAERGYLRETGNLVFHLALLGLLVAMAAGQMLHYRGQAIVVQGTGFANVQAAYDTFERGTAFDPADLVPFTMRLDDFEARFDPATLQSRDFTAYVTVAEPGGEPQERTIKVNHPIVAGGAKVYLQGNGYAPAVTVHDAAGEVAFSGPVPFLPQDDVYTSRGVVKVPDVSGDQPQVGLVGYLLPTAVEPAPGLWRSVDPQPADPLLVLSVWSGNLGLDTGVPQNAYRLDESRMEQAVDDAGEVVTLYVRPGETVELPDGLGTLTFDDLPRFVALDLRHDPSLAWVLTFALLALAGLTVSLFAPRRRLWLRAAPAQDDGPGPATTVITAAGLARGDDIGLQPELDRVLADVLGTPGPSHHTTGSAGPQEDTT
- a CDS encoding glutaredoxin family protein; this translates as MSRTTAPRVVLYGRAGCHLCDEARSLVERVCADVGATWAEVDVDVPAPDGRLPADELGDLVPVVDVDGVRRGYWRIDETRLRRALAAGGARP
- a CDS encoding histidine phosphatase family protein; the encoded protein is MVATTVHLLRHGEVHNPDGLLYGRLPGYRLSERGQQMAELVARTLAGAQDAPRRDVVVVTASPLQRAQETAAPIAAAFGLPVGTDDRLVEAANHFQGMTFGVGDGSLRHPRHWPHLRNPFRPSWGEAYAEQVDRMLAAVDAARVAARGHEAVLVSHQLPIWVTRLALENRRLWHDPRRRQCALASLTSLRFEDDTLVGVGYGEPAAALLPGASQVAGA
- a CDS encoding MarR family winged helix-turn-helix transcriptional regulator, whose protein sequence is MPTRSSTAKVQPDDAGPPDATPATPSAPDDVRWLSESQQKHWRAFRDGTALLFDVLARELDDCSGLSLGEYEVLVRLSEAPGHALRMSELADDLAHSRSRLTHTVARMERDGIVRREPARDDARGVNCVLTEHGWQVLVAAAPGHVESVRAHLVDVLDDTQLAALGVAMQVVVEHLRAPAGAPAAPDGVGRPR
- the ccsB gene encoding c-type cytochrome biogenesis protein CcsB: MNVAELSDLFVWSAATALTIALVAYAVDLARVAEVARAAREVREPVAVGGPSAAPAAAVTPGAPVRGKAAGIAWSTLVLGTLLLLVAIVLRGVAAGRWPTANMYEFTIVGTFCAAAVLVVVQRRRPIAFVGVVVTGMSVLALVLALNTLHVQADAVQPALQRYWLVIHVGVAILATGVFTVAFATAALQVLRESRDEGRSRLDRPWSKADGVRQAFAGARVTGPAFAWLEQVPDARRLEAMSFRLHAVGFVLWTFTLIGGAIWAEEAWGRFWGWDPKEVGTFVAWVVYAAYLHARTTRGWTGRRAAYIAFVGYAAVIANFTVVNLFVDGLHSYSGL
- a CDS encoding YceI family protein — encoded protein: MTALPTGTTALPTGLTAGTWNIDPSHTEASFTVRHAGISKVRGTVAVTSGVLTVGEDLEASSVTVTLDPTTVSTGDANRDGHLKSGEFFDVEKFGDWTFTSTAVRESGSEHVVVGDLTIHGVTREVELETTFNGTAVDPFGNTRAGFEATVTISRKDFDLTWNAALEAGGVLVGDKVRIDLDVSAIKAA
- a CDS encoding redox-sensing transcriptional repressor Rex codes for the protein MGVRRTSGRDGVRRAAREAQAVPHATVGRLPGYLRALEETAADGAVLTSSDELAARAGVTPAQLRKDLSFLGSYGRRGVGYDVGHLREQITVALGLADVRRVLLVGVGNLGHALANYAGIAERGFVLVGLVDADPAVVGTTVAGLVVEPAADLAAVVARTGATIAVLTTPAAVAQRVCDELVAAGVVGVLTFAPCALRVPPHVDVRAVDVASELQILAFHDRARSVGGGVS
- a CDS encoding DUF4229 domain-containing protein, which encodes MPVLVYSLLRVVLFLAVTGVLWWAGMRSWVAPVLAAVIAFALSYVLLRRQRDAAALHLAARAERRRGAAGQAAGAGADEDAEDAEVERSAVQDHRGA
- a CDS encoding 1,4-dihydroxy-2-naphthoate polyprenyltransferase: MATASDWIAGARPRTLPAAVAPVLVGTGAAAQVDAASAGRALLAAGVALALQVGVNYANDYSDGVRGTDVDRVGPRRLTASGAAAPRQVRGAAFTALGVAALLGLWLVVLSGAWWLLAVGALAVVAAWTYTGGRRPYGYLGLGEVGVFVFFGLVAVLGTTYTQAGRVTWPAVVGAVAIGLLACALLMANNLRDIPTDALVGKRTLAVRLGDHRARRAYAAMVVLPVLLGAVCAVAAPWSLLVLLLLAPAVLLAVAVLAGARGIALVPVLGGTGLLELGFGMLLGLGLAL
- a CDS encoding PLD nuclease N-terminal domain-containing protein — its product is MLRYLPLILAVALIIYCVFDVLGSDERARRGLPTTVWLLIVLLPFVGGVVWLVVRRRAPHAGAPGARGGGPVAPDDDPEFLFRLDQERRRRQRQDGSDRPDDGSTADGSSTADGPPAA
- a CDS encoding TlpA family protein disulfide reductase, whose protein sequence is MRRRPASRFTAALATGTAVLLLLAGCAGGTDEDRAAPDVVDQGYQSGDGSTTTWAPADRVGPLDITGTDYEGTAHDLAQWRGDVVLLNTWYAACPPCRAEAPDLAQVATDYADDGLRVLGINSRDAAGTAQAFQRRLEVPYPSLDDTGGSAIAALQGVVPVNAVPTTVLLDREGRVAARVLGLVEASTLRALVDDLLAEAPGSAAGATGAADGR